One Chanodichthys erythropterus isolate Z2021 chromosome 10, ASM2448905v1, whole genome shotgun sequence DNA segment encodes these proteins:
- the rabgap1l gene encoding rab GTPase-activating protein 1 isoform X5, with the protein MMQEVSITVAYDAHVINQINEEDFFASLVANSKPKPVVPTKKLKKFEKEYQSLRESQLQQEDPIDRYQFRTV; encoded by the exons ATGATGCAGGAAGTGTCGATAACGGTGGCTTACGACGCACACGTTATCAATCAGATCAATGAAGAGGATTTCTTTGCCAGTCTGGTGGCCAACTCCAAACCTAAACCGGTG GTGCCGACAAAGAAGCTAAAGAAGTTTGAGAAGGAGTATCAGTCTCTGAGAGAGAGCCAACTGCAGCAGGAAGACCCCATAGACAGATATCAG TTCAGGACTGTGTAG